The Novosphingobium kaempferiae genome includes a window with the following:
- the trbG gene encoding P-type conjugative transfer protein TrbG, translating to MKQAILPALAGLACAGSAHAQSNIQQVAAANRAAIVQPTAGGFVAGAQVYSYRENAIFESYVSPGLVTDLALQPGEGLVAIASGDTARWVIGDTISGAGDARQTHVLVKPFAPGLVTNLVITTDRRTYHIKLVSTPGTAISAVRWTYPQDELLALKRKADAAQAAAPVAAGLSIEQLHFNYHIAGDRPAWRPLRAFDDGSRTYIEFPASLAQGEAPPLFLVGSDGKAELVNYRLRDRYYVVDRIFAAAELRLGLRKQQVVRITRVSPPVNGSDR from the coding sequence ATGAAGCAGGCAATCCTGCCAGCGCTGGCCGGCCTCGCATGCGCGGGTTCCGCCCATGCCCAGTCAAACATCCAGCAGGTCGCGGCGGCTAACCGGGCCGCGATCGTGCAACCGACGGCCGGTGGCTTCGTAGCGGGCGCCCAGGTCTATTCCTATCGGGAAAACGCCATTTTCGAGAGTTACGTCTCGCCCGGCCTGGTCACGGATCTTGCGCTCCAACCGGGAGAGGGACTGGTGGCCATAGCCAGTGGCGACACGGCGCGCTGGGTGATCGGCGACACCATAAGCGGCGCGGGCGACGCGCGCCAAACGCATGTCCTGGTCAAGCCCTTTGCACCGGGGCTCGTCACCAACCTCGTCATCACCACCGATCGCAGGACCTACCACATCAAGCTGGTCAGTACGCCTGGGACGGCGATTTCCGCCGTGCGCTGGACGTATCCCCAAGATGAACTCCTGGCGCTGAAGCGAAAGGCCGATGCGGCGCAAGCGGCTGCGCCGGTCGCCGCCGGGCTCTCGATCGAGCAGCTGCATTTCAACTACCATATCGCCGGGGATCGGCCGGCCTGGAGACCGCTGCGCGCCTTCGACGACGGAAGCCGGACTTATATCGAGTTTCCCGCGTCGCTCGCTCAGGGAGAGGCGCCCCCGCTGTTCCTTGTGGGTTCTGACGGCAAGGCAGAGCTGGTGAACTATCGCCTTCGCGACCGCTACTATGTGGTCGACCGCATCTTTGCCGCCGCCGAGTTGCGGCTCGGCCTCAGGAAGCAGCAGGTCGTGCGCATCACCCGCGTGTCACCTCCAGTCAACGGGAGCGACCGATGA
- a CDS encoding TrbI/VirB10 family protein codes for MTEAPEAPAPEKVDPETLALRSRPTRAIRFRRGAIIGIAAAGPASLMAIAWLALKPQVLHRQAPDSELSQPVAGSASDALAGLPSSYGDAPKLGPPLPGDLGRPILRAQQRVQDAGTPAPADDAEARRQQRLAQSQAARESGLLVQVAAGPSSLSSTPRTSTPGSSENPATPAETSATRKERFAKARDDGPDLNPHGLVRPASPNMLLAGSVIAASLITGLNSDLPGMVTAQVTQNAYDTVTGRILLIPQGSRLVGKYDSVVAFGQKRALVVWQRLILPDGNSVRLDNMPATDPSGYAGLSDKVDFHTWSLLKGVAIATLLGVGSELSIDGESDIVEAIRQSAQSSTSRAGDQITQRNLDVQPTITVRPGAPVRVLVTRDLLIESGDRRGKQWSS; via the coding sequence ATGACCGAGGCACCGGAGGCTCCTGCGCCGGAAAAGGTAGATCCTGAAACACTTGCGCTGCGGTCGCGGCCGACGCGTGCGATACGGTTTCGGCGGGGTGCCATAATCGGGATTGCAGCGGCGGGACCGGCGAGCCTCATGGCCATCGCGTGGCTGGCTCTCAAGCCGCAGGTGTTGCACCGGCAGGCACCGGACAGCGAGCTGTCGCAGCCCGTAGCCGGCTCTGCCTCGGACGCGCTCGCCGGGCTTCCTTCCAGCTATGGCGACGCGCCGAAGCTGGGGCCACCGCTGCCAGGCGACCTCGGCCGGCCCATCCTGCGTGCGCAGCAGCGCGTGCAGGATGCCGGCACGCCCGCACCAGCAGACGATGCCGAGGCGCGGCGCCAGCAGCGGCTCGCGCAAAGCCAGGCGGCGCGCGAGTCGGGATTGCTGGTGCAGGTCGCCGCGGGCCCCAGCAGCCTCAGCAGCACTCCACGAACCTCGACCCCGGGCTCGTCTGAAAACCCGGCAACCCCGGCAGAAACGTCGGCAACCAGAAAGGAGCGCTTTGCCAAGGCGCGCGACGATGGGCCCGACCTCAACCCACATGGGCTCGTCCGCCCCGCTTCGCCCAACATGCTGCTCGCAGGCAGTGTCATTGCCGCCAGCCTCATCACCGGGCTGAACTCGGACCTGCCGGGCATGGTGACCGCGCAGGTTACCCAGAATGCCTATGATACGGTGACAGGCCGCATCCTGCTTATCCCCCAGGGATCACGTCTGGTCGGCAAGTACGACAGCGTCGTGGCTTTCGGGCAGAAGCGGGCGCTGGTGGTCTGGCAGCGTCTTATCCTGCCCGACGGCAATTCGGTGCGACTGGATAACATGCCGGCGACAGATCCTTCCGGATACGCAGGCCTTTCGGACAAGGTCGATTTCCATACCTGGTCGCTCCTCAAGGGAGTTGCGATCGCAACCCTGCTCGGGGTTGGATCGGAGCTCAGCATCGATGGCGAAAGCGACATAGTCGAGGCGATCCGGCAATCGGCACAGTCCAGCACGTCACGAGCAGGCGACCAGATCACGCAGCGCAATCTCGACGTGCAGCCCACCATTACCGTTCGCCCGGGCGCGCCGGTGCGCGTGCTCGTCACACGCGACCTTCTCATCGAAAGTGGCGACAGGAGAGGCAAGCAATGGTCCAGCTGA
- a CDS encoding DUF2274 domain-containing protein, translating to MVQLKLGKLPDRTPVKLAITITPDLQNALQAYAALYTAEYGIEEPLTELIPAMLAAFLESDRNFSRARGGRIG from the coding sequence ATGGTCCAGCTGAAATTGGGCAAGCTACCCGATCGCACGCCGGTAAAGCTGGCGATCACCATTACTCCAGACCTTCAGAATGCGCTGCAAGCCTATGCGGCGCTCTACACCGCGGAATACGGGATTGAAGAACCGTTGACCGAACTCATCCCCGCTATGCTCGCCGCTTTTCTCGAAAGCGACCGCAACTTCTCGCGGGCGCGTGGCGGGAGGATCGGATGA
- a CDS encoding helix-turn-helix domain-containing protein, producing the protein MNAGRGDEDLEPLTVRIPTAVRITGLSRSRIYELILAGHLETVKVGHATLIRYESLKSLTRG; encoded by the coding sequence ATGAACGCTGGTCGCGGCGACGAAGATCTTGAACCACTGACGGTCCGCATCCCGACGGCTGTACGCATCACCGGCCTCAGCCGGTCGCGGATCTACGAACTGATCCTTGCAGGCCATCTCGAGACGGTGAAGGTCGGTCACGCAACGCTGATACGGTATGAAAGCCTCAAGAGCCTGACTCGAGGTTGA
- a CDS encoding DUF3606 domain-containing protein, producing MADDKTNRGPQDRSRIALGEDYEVEYWTGKFGVSKERLEAAVQAVGSNADAVEQHLKG from the coding sequence ATGGCAGACGACAAGACGAATCGCGGCCCGCAGGATCGCTCGCGCATCGCGCTTGGGGAGGATTATGAGGTCGAGTATTGGACCGGCAAGTTCGGTGTCAGCAAGGAACGGCTGGAAGCCGCTGTGCAAGCCGTCGGAAGCAACGCCGATGCTGTCGAGCAGCATCTGAAAGGCTAA
- the ligD gene encoding DNA ligase D, with translation MARVTPARRKAASTRSAPPFRAVQLATLVDTVPTGNRWLHEMKYDGYRVLLSVGGGEAVAYTRSGLDWSEKFAGLVADAAKLKVSSALIDGEAVVLDGDGRSSFQALQNALKGAPGSIDYFAFDLLELDGEDLTQLPLTERKAKLAKILPKGKSRLRYSDHIAGNGEKLLHQFCAAGLEGVISKQADGRYVGSRSGGWLKTKCIKRQEFVVVGWTPSTTSRLFRSLILGVHEDGVLRYAGKVGTGFDNQEIVDLMAIMAPLEQEAPPVEAPRAEVRGAHWLRPKLVAEIAFTEMTNEGTLRHPSYLGLRADKKPEAVVVEKEAPVAAAIAPASSITISNRDRVIFPEGKFTKGQLADYYAQVAPIMLPWVGSRPISLVRCPQGRAKKCFFQKHDAGSFGHAVRHVAIREKDGHDEPYLYIDTAEGLLTCVQMGTIEFHGWGSRIEDVEKADRLVFDLDPDVGLDFENVRSAAFQFREILKSIGLETFPMLTGGKGVHVIAPLVPQAEWPDVKDFAHRLAQAVAQSDPEHFTAALPKVQRKGRIFVDYLRNQRGATAVMPYGVRAREGAPVAVPITWKEMETIDKPSHWSIRDGAELVKRAGSKALSGWGRADQTLPDL, from the coding sequence ATGGCGCGCGTGACCCCGGCGCGCCGAAAAGCAGCTTCGACGAGGAGCGCTCCGCCGTTTCGAGCGGTGCAGCTTGCCACGCTTGTCGACACCGTTCCCACCGGCAATCGCTGGCTGCATGAGATGAAGTATGACGGCTACCGCGTGCTGCTGAGCGTGGGCGGCGGCGAAGCCGTAGCCTATACGCGTTCGGGGCTCGACTGGTCGGAGAAGTTCGCCGGCCTGGTCGCAGATGCGGCAAAGCTCAAGGTCTCCTCCGCGCTCATCGATGGCGAGGCCGTGGTGCTCGATGGCGATGGTCGCTCAAGCTTCCAGGCATTGCAAAATGCGCTCAAGGGCGCCCCTGGATCGATCGACTATTTCGCGTTCGATCTGCTGGAACTTGACGGTGAGGACCTGACCCAGCTGCCGCTGACCGAGCGTAAGGCGAAGCTCGCGAAAATCCTGCCCAAGGGCAAGTCGCGGTTGCGCTATTCCGATCACATTGCGGGCAACGGCGAAAAGCTGCTCCACCAGTTCTGCGCTGCGGGCCTGGAGGGGGTCATCTCCAAGCAGGCCGACGGCCGCTATGTTGGCTCAAGATCGGGCGGCTGGCTCAAGACCAAATGCATCAAGCGGCAGGAGTTTGTCGTAGTTGGCTGGACACCCTCTACCACATCGCGATTGTTCCGCTCGCTGATCCTCGGCGTGCATGAGGATGGCGTCCTGCGCTACGCGGGCAAGGTCGGCACCGGTTTCGACAACCAGGAGATTGTCGACCTGATGGCAATCATGGCGCCGCTCGAACAGGAGGCGCCGCCCGTCGAGGCACCGCGTGCGGAAGTGCGCGGAGCGCACTGGCTGCGCCCCAAGCTGGTCGCGGAGATCGCCTTTACCGAGATGACCAACGAGGGAACGCTCCGGCATCCGTCATACCTCGGCCTGCGCGCAGATAAGAAGCCTGAAGCGGTCGTGGTGGAGAAGGAGGCACCGGTCGCGGCGGCGATCGCTCCAGCCTCGTCGATCACCATCAGCAACCGCGACCGCGTCATCTTTCCCGAGGGCAAGTTCACCAAGGGCCAATTGGCGGATTATTATGCGCAAGTCGCTCCAATCATGCTGCCCTGGGTTGGCTCACGGCCCATCAGCCTCGTGCGCTGCCCCCAGGGTCGCGCGAAGAAATGCTTCTTCCAGAAGCATGACGCGGGCAGCTTCGGCCACGCTGTCCGGCATGTCGCGATTCGCGAGAAAGACGGGCATGACGAGCCCTATCTCTACATCGATACGGCAGAAGGGCTGCTTACCTGCGTGCAGATGGGCACCATCGAGTTTCACGGCTGGGGCTCCAGGATCGAGGATGTCGAGAAAGCCGACCGGCTGGTGTTCGATCTCGATCCCGACGTGGGCCTCGACTTTGAGAATGTGCGCAGCGCCGCCTTCCAGTTTCGCGAAATCCTCAAATCGATCGGGCTCGAGACCTTCCCGATGTTGACCGGCGGCAAGGGCGTCCATGTGATCGCGCCGCTGGTTCCGCAGGCGGAATGGCCGGATGTGAAGGACTTCGCGCATCGGCTGGCCCAGGCTGTCGCCCAGAGCGACCCGGAGCATTTCACCGCCGCCTTGCCCAAAGTGCAGCGCAAGGGCCGCATCTTCGTAGATTACCTTCGTAACCAGCGCGGCGCCACGGCAGTCATGCCCTACGGCGTCCGCGCGCGCGAAGGCGCGCCAGTCGCCGTGCCGATCACTTGGAAGGAAATGGAGACGATCGACAAGCCTTCGCACTGGAGCATCCGCGACGGCGCTGAGCTGGTGAAGCGGGCCGGCTCGAAGGCGCTAAGCGGCTGGGGCCGCGCCGATCAGACATTGCCTGACCTATGA
- the xth gene encoding exodeoxyribonuclease III — MKIATYNVNGVNGRLPVLLRWLEEGEPDVVVLQELKAPQEKFPESAIRDLGYDVIWHGQKSWNGVALLSRVGEIHETRRGLPDDPDPSQSRYIEAAVNGILIGGLYLPNGNPRPGPKFDYKLRWFDRLIEHAAGLLESGLPVMLAGDFNVMPTDLDVYKPERWLDDALFAPEVRAAYFRLLDQGWTDALRTLHPGEVIYTFWDYFRNAYGRNAGLRIDHLLLSPALADRLLDAQVDSHVRGWEKTSDHAPVWIELADKPKRKRAPKAKM; from the coding sequence ATGAAGATCGCCACCTACAATGTGAATGGCGTAAACGGCCGACTGCCGGTGCTGCTGCGCTGGCTCGAGGAAGGGGAGCCCGATGTGGTCGTGCTCCAGGAATTGAAGGCGCCGCAGGAGAAGTTTCCGGAAAGCGCCATCCGTGACCTTGGCTACGATGTCATCTGGCACGGCCAGAAGTCTTGGAACGGCGTCGCGCTGCTCAGCCGCGTCGGGGAAATCCACGAGACGCGTCGGGGCCTGCCCGACGATCCCGACCCAAGCCAGAGCCGCTATATCGAGGCTGCCGTCAACGGCATCCTGATCGGCGGGCTTTATCTGCCTAATGGCAATCCGCGTCCCGGTCCCAAATTCGATTACAAGCTGCGCTGGTTCGACCGGCTGATCGAGCATGCCGCCGGGCTGCTGGAGAGCGGGCTGCCGGTGATGCTGGCGGGCGACTTCAATGTCATGCCGACAGATCTTGACGTCTACAAGCCAGAGCGATGGCTTGATGATGCCTTGTTCGCGCCCGAAGTCAGGGCGGCCTATTTCAGGCTGCTGGACCAAGGCTGGACCGACGCGCTGCGCACGCTGCACCCAGGCGAGGTCATCTACACCTTCTGGGACTATTTCCGGAACGCCTACGGCCGCAATGCCGGCCTGCGCATCGATCACCTGCTGCTCAGCCCCGCTCTTGCTGATCGACTGCTCGATGCGCAGGTCGACAGCCATGTGCGTGGTTGGGAAAAGACCAGCGATCACGCGCCGGTCTGGATCGAACTGGCCGACAAGCCCAAGCGCAAGCGAGCCCCGAAGGCGAAGATGTGA
- a CDS encoding cupin domain-containing protein: protein MEIESFFISENGWVPNNARLPVVVYRGALGGEGNDLADRFEALFDEHGWTPDWRDGVFDYHHYHSTAHEALGVFAGEATLELGGPGGRKVSVTAGDAVMLPTGTGHRAVSASEDFRVVGAYPQGQTWDICRDAPDDAGRARMGALPDPKRDPVTGAAGARTGGEP from the coding sequence ATGGAGATCGAGAGCTTCTTCATCAGCGAGAATGGCTGGGTACCTAACAATGCTCGGTTGCCCGTGGTCGTCTATCGCGGGGCGCTGGGGGGCGAAGGGAACGACTTGGCTGACCGGTTCGAGGCATTGTTCGACGAGCATGGCTGGACCCCGGACTGGCGCGACGGGGTGTTCGACTATCATCACTATCATTCGACCGCGCATGAGGCGTTGGGCGTGTTTGCAGGCGAGGCGACCCTGGAGCTTGGCGGGCCAGGCGGGCGGAAGGTGTCCGTTACAGCTGGCGATGCGGTCATGCTACCGACAGGCACCGGCCATCGCGCAGTTTCTGCAAGCGAGGATTTCCGGGTCGTGGGCGCCTATCCGCAGGGACAGACGTGGGACATTTGCCGTGACGCACCCGATGACGCAGGCCGCGCGCGGATGGGGGCGCTTCCTGATCCCAAGCGCGACCCAGTGACCGGCGCGGCGGGGGCACGAACCGGCGGCGAGCCATGA
- a CDS encoding GFA family protein — MAFATVLIDEFHIIEGHLALRRSSDFGERGFCGACGTPLTMHVKHQPDTIDFTIATLDAPERVVPRFHIWCASSIGWFEIADKQPRHARFRPNTVGLTAGRAEPGDITRD; from the coding sequence ATGGCGTTTGCGACGGTGCTCATTGACGAGTTTCACATCATCGAGGGACATCTGGCGCTGCGTCGATCATCAGATTTTGGCGAGCGGGGATTTTGCGGCGCGTGCGGCACCCCGCTCACCATGCATGTGAAGCACCAGCCAGACACGATAGATTTCACGATCGCGACGCTCGACGCGCCGGAAAGGGTCGTTCCGCGATTTCATATCTGGTGCGCAAGCAGCATCGGATGGTTCGAGATTGCCGACAAGCAACCACGCCATGCTCGGTTCAGACCTAATACCGTAGGACTGACTGCAGGCCGCGCCGAGCCCGGCGACATTACCCGTGACTAG
- a CDS encoding DUF3072 domain-containing protein: MTDQLHNPKLEDRPGSNTEKNPNDWVSGDEPMTGAQASYLTTLSEEAGEELPPENLTKADASQRIDALKSKLGRA; this comes from the coding sequence ATGACCGATCAATTGCACAACCCCAAGCTCGAAGACCGCCCCGGCTCCAACACCGAAAAGAATCCCAACGACTGGGTTTCCGGCGATGAACCCATGACCGGAGCGCAGGCAAGCTATCTGACGACCTTGAGCGAGGAAGCCGGCGAGGAACTGCCACCTGAAAATCTGACCAAGGCCGATGCCTCTCAGCGGATTGACGCGCTCAAATCGAAGCTTGGTCGAGCCTAG
- a CDS encoding ATP-dependent DNA ligase gives MAGKRSSLSTDQTDAPIAPMEALLVETLPEPPGWQYEPKWDGFRALVDRKGDDIAIWSKSGKSLGRYFPEVIEHIRTLDQKILLLDGELVIPIGDRLSFDALQARLHPAASRVAKLSRDTPAQLILFDALRIGRIDLSVKPLAERRTALEALHKTIANPALILSPASQSLEQARTWLTATGGALDGVIAKPLDQPYQQGERAMRKVKQLRTADCVVGGYRTNAKGEVASLLLGLFNEAGKLDLVGFSSAFPAAERKALGAILEPHEGGPGFTGKSPGGPSRWNPDKSGDYISLDHDLVVEVIYDQITAGRFRHGTRFHRWRPDKAGRQCRYDQLIRELKPAELMELIAPN, from the coding sequence ATGGCCGGCAAACGATCCTCTCTATCGACCGATCAGACCGACGCTCCAATCGCGCCGATGGAGGCGCTGCTGGTCGAAACGCTGCCGGAGCCACCGGGATGGCAATATGAGCCGAAGTGGGATGGCTTTCGCGCCCTCGTCGATCGCAAGGGCGACGACATCGCGATCTGGTCGAAGTCGGGTAAATCGCTGGGTCGCTATTTTCCGGAAGTGATCGAGCATATTCGCACGCTGGACCAAAAGATCCTGCTGCTGGACGGGGAACTTGTCATTCCGATCGGCGATCGTCTTTCGTTCGATGCGTTGCAGGCTCGGCTTCACCCGGCCGCCTCGCGTGTCGCCAAACTGTCCCGCGACACGCCCGCGCAATTGATCCTGTTCGACGCTCTCAGGATCGGCCGGATCGATCTCAGCGTCAAGCCGCTCGCGGAACGGCGCACCGCGCTCGAGGCGCTGCACAAGACAATCGCGAACCCCGCCCTGATCCTGTCTCCCGCATCGCAATCTCTGGAGCAGGCAAGGACCTGGCTGACCGCGACCGGCGGGGCGCTCGACGGGGTGATCGCCAAGCCGCTCGATCAACCCTATCAGCAGGGTGAGCGGGCCATGCGAAAGGTCAAGCAGCTGCGCACTGCGGACTGCGTGGTTGGTGGCTATCGGACCAATGCCAAGGGCGAGGTCGCCTCGTTATTGCTCGGGCTCTTCAATGAAGCCGGAAAGCTGGACCTTGTCGGGTTCAGCTCGGCATTCCCGGCAGCAGAGCGAAAGGCGCTTGGCGCGATCCTCGAGCCGCATGAAGGCGGCCCGGGCTTTACCGGCAAGTCGCCGGGAGGCCCAAGTCGCTGGAACCCGGACAAGAGCGGCGACTATATCTCACTTGATCATGATCTGGTCGTTGAGGTGATCTACGACCAGATAACAGCCGGCCGCTTCCGCCACGGCACGCGCTTCCATCGCTGGCGCCCGGACAAAGCGGGCCGGCAATGCCGCTATGATCAGCTCATCCGTGAGCTGAAGCCCGCCGAACTGATGGAGCTGATCGCACCGAATTGA
- a CDS encoding 3'-5' exonuclease, translating to MTERHEKMIAELNGHPDFKVLRKLRPVAAFHEADPGTGSRIGVAIDVETTGLDREVDRIIELAVQRFRFDGRGRVIQVGLPRVWREDPGIPLDPKITKLTGLTDSDLAGQAIDEAAAVDILSSADIIVAHNAAFDRPFVDRRLPAVAGQPWACSMAELDWLELGFDGRALAHLVSQCGWFYEGHRAENDILALIYLLSHAAPDGETILSHLVTCSQKMTYQVNAIDAPFDAKDRLKSRGYRWNAEMRFWWRAVSEEESEPERTWLMGEVYAGYGEPAFIPISARERHR from the coding sequence GTGACTGAGCGCCATGAGAAGATGATCGCGGAATTGAACGGTCATCCTGACTTCAAGGTGCTGCGAAAGCTCCGCCCGGTGGCTGCCTTTCATGAAGCCGATCCTGGGACGGGCAGCCGTATCGGTGTGGCGATTGATGTGGAAACAACGGGGCTAGATCGCGAGGTCGATCGCATCATCGAACTTGCCGTCCAGCGGTTTCGATTCGACGGGCGCGGGCGTGTTATTCAGGTGGGTCTTCCGCGAGTGTGGCGCGAGGATCCTGGCATTCCACTAGACCCGAAGATCACCAAGCTTACCGGCCTGACCGATAGCGACCTAGCGGGACAAGCGATCGATGAGGCGGCGGCGGTGGACATTCTTTCATCGGCCGACATCATTGTCGCACACAATGCCGCATTTGACCGGCCCTTCGTCGACCGCCGGCTCCCGGCAGTCGCCGGCCAGCCTTGGGCGTGCTCAATGGCCGAACTGGACTGGCTGGAATTGGGCTTCGATGGCCGGGCGCTCGCCCATCTCGTTTCGCAATGCGGTTGGTTCTACGAGGGCCACCGGGCGGAGAATGATATTCTCGCCTTGATCTACCTTCTTTCCCATGCCGCACCCGATGGTGAAACGATCCTCTCCCACCTTGTCACATGTTCGCAGAAGATGACCTATCAGGTGAATGCCATCGATGCGCCATTTGACGCCAAGGATCGCCTGAAGTCGCGTGGCTATCGCTGGAACGCCGAAATGCGGTTCTGGTGGAGAGCCGTTTCCGAAGAAGAAAGCGAGCCAGAACGCACTTGGCTTATGGGCGAAGTCTATGCGGGCTACGGTGAGCCGGCATTCATCCCGATCAGCGCACGTGAACGGCACCGCTAA
- a CDS encoding RES family NAD+ phosphorylase codes for MPPVSKVEWAGAVRIIRSVFPPIDLFEDIADPADWPLLLSAEQKTNPRIMATIGNIDLVPPERRVGGPGASYLMASFTHVSTDRPSRFSAGHYGVLYVARSYETAVFETIHHHARFMAKTSEPAGWTSQFREIILAIRADLHDLRGETSSAALDPNDYSAAQQLATNLRSAGSDGIAYPSVRHPGGECVALFHPDCASHPLQGRHLDYHWDGQRVDLVRDAGKGTVFRVIDAS; via the coding sequence ATGCCCCCGGTCAGCAAGGTCGAGTGGGCGGGGGCGGTCAGGATCATTCGCAGCGTCTTTCCTCCGATAGACCTCTTCGAAGACATCGCGGATCCTGCGGATTGGCCTCTTCTTCTCTCGGCCGAGCAGAAGACAAACCCGCGTATCATGGCAACGATCGGTAACATCGACCTTGTTCCGCCCGAGCGTAGGGTCGGCGGACCCGGGGCTTCCTATCTCATGGCGTCGTTCACCCATGTCAGCACGGACCGGCCGAGCCGGTTCTCGGCCGGGCATTATGGCGTACTCTACGTCGCACGCAGTTATGAAACGGCCGTGTTCGAGACGATCCACCATCACGCACGCTTCATGGCCAAGACCTCTGAGCCAGCGGGATGGACGTCGCAATTTCGAGAGATCATCCTGGCAATCCGCGCCGATCTCCATGACTTGCGAGGTGAAACTTCAAGTGCTGCCTTGGATCCGAACGATTACTCTGCAGCCCAGCAACTAGCGACCAACCTTCGAAGCGCCGGTTCGGATGGAATTGCCTATCCCAGCGTCCGGCATCCTGGCGGTGAATGCGTAGCGCTATTCCACCCTGACTGCGCCTCGCACCCCCTTCAAGGGCGCCATCTTGATTACCACTGGGACGGCCAGAGAGTTGATCTTGTCCGGGACGCCGGCAAGGGCACTGTGTTCCGGGTCATCGATGCTTCGTGA
- a CDS encoding MbcA/ParS/Xre antitoxin family protein, translated as MTLLQTIDTAPAPFRPEPITQEEGGALFRAALNLFSRWGVTDEQAAVLTDMPVRTFRRWKAEGPGRISRDGLARLSNLMGIHKALRIIFQEPQRGYDWVKATNAAFDGASALQVMLGGELTDIMRVRRYLDAERGGW; from the coding sequence ATGACGCTGCTGCAAACTATCGACACGGCTCCCGCGCCGTTCCGGCCAGAGCCGATTACGCAGGAAGAAGGTGGTGCGCTCTTCCGTGCAGCACTCAATCTGTTTTCTCGGTGGGGCGTGACGGACGAACAGGCGGCAGTGCTGACTGACATGCCGGTGCGCACCTTTCGTCGCTGGAAGGCTGAAGGGCCAGGACGTATTTCACGTGATGGACTGGCGCGGCTGTCCAACCTTATGGGAATTCACAAGGCGCTGAGGATCATCTTTCAGGAACCTCAGCGTGGTTATGACTGGGTCAAGGCTACCAACGCCGCCTTTGACGGAGCCAGCGCGCTGCAGGTGATGCTCGGCGGCGAACTCACGGATATCATGCGGGTTCGGCGTTATCTCGACGCGGAGCGCGGCGGCTGGTGA